Proteins encoded within one genomic window of Cucumis sativus cultivar 9930 chromosome 3, Cucumber_9930_V3, whole genome shotgun sequence:
- the LOC101214095 gene encoding uncharacterized protein LOC101214095 isoform X3, whose product MAEPNTVELAKQRCKAIMDIIQTLPSSTNISVSCTQTLHKLALRELNFLSRCSSSSSAPLSLNIGHLEAIVHILQHPSVTGISRVCKPIPSSSSSQAVYVDIICTLNRNPVWVIVSDRKPRYISWYKGHRSKGLKSRLEEVIDAARSLHALEPCSIILFFSHGLDQFILERLRDEFKATEFHFNFSDFDFAFSEIDGDWINVLPRSYEEACVLEIKVNDRNCGVTSSNYNSKVCSSGVDEPEILNNNTEIDFGDSFCSVVMAMKPNPMNGIEDMESANFEKLLGGDSDLINFDTTALIALVSGISNGCAAKLLSIPENELRQKYKSNYDFVIGQAMSEIKKPILVELSSLLSGKRGIICQSAHSEFKELITMCGGPNEKSRANHLLKHIIFSFSVLATTWRMLWISLSSR is encoded by the exons ATGGCAGAACCAAATACAGTAGAATTGGCCAAGCAAAGATGCAAAGCGATTATGGACATAATCCAAACCCTACCTTCTTCCACCAACATCTCCGTTTCATGTACCCAAACTCTCCACAAATTGGCTCTTCGCGAGCTCAATTTCCTCTCTCGTTGCTCCTCCTCGTCTTCCGCCCCTCTCAG CTTGAATATTGGGCACCTTGAAGCTATTGTTCACATTCTTCAACACCCTTCCGTCACTGGAATTTCACGTGTTTGTAAGCCGATTCCATCTTCCTCCTCTTCGCAAGCTGTTTATGTTGATATAATTTGCACTTTGAATAGGAATCCTGTGTGGGTTATTGTTTCCGATAGAAAACCTAGGTATATTTCTTGGTATAAGGGCCACAGAAGTAAGGGCTTGAAATCTCGACTTGAGGAAGTGATTGATGCGGCTCGCTCTTTGCACGCCTTAGAACCTTGCTcgatcattttgtttttttcgcATGGGCTTGATCAGTTTATTCTGGAAAGGCTCCGGGATGAATTCAAAGCCACTGagtttcatttcaatttctcGGATTTTGATTTTGCTTTCTCTGAGATTGATGGTGATTGGATTAATGTGCTTCCAAGAAGCTATGAAGAAGCTTGTGTTCttgaaataaaagttaatGATAGGAATTGTGGGGTTACGAGTTCAAATTATAACAGTAAAGTATGTTCTAGTGGTGTGGATGAGCCGGAGATTTTGAACAACAATACCGAGATAGATTTTGGGGATTCTTTCTGCTCTGTTGTTATGGCAATGAAGCCTAATCCTATGAACGGTATCGAAGATATGGAATCcgcaaattttgaaaaattattggGTGGTGATAgtgatttaataaattttgataccaCGGCGTTGATTGCATTAGTGTCCGGCATTAGTAATGGCTGTGCTGCTAAATTATTGTCTATCCCAGAGAATGAATTGAGACAGAAGTACAAGAGTAACTATGATTTTGTTATTGGTCAG GCAATGTCAGAAATTAAGAAGCCTATTCTTGTGGAGCTGAGTTCTCTATTGTCTGGAAAAAGAGGAATAATATGCCAGAGTGCTCACTCTGAGTTCAAGGAACTTATAACAATGTGTGGAGGGCCGAATGAGAAGTCCAGAGCAAACCACTTACTAAAGCACATCAT TTTCAGTTTTTCTGTCCTTGCAACCACATGGAGGATGTTATGGATAAGTTTATCATCTAGGTAA
- the LOC101214338 gene encoding uncharacterized protein LOC101214338 isoform X2 yields the protein MASTPTINCFVVFFFFFFFTVSVRSSISSHFSSFPQCSWRRFTLMDSKKDSECLENMGRTSVLKCVFRALDADFFNNTKRDEVLKGAEELNVPIIRANRKLVASENGGLHNPSSLVFNPEWANENVRHKSKRFCYPPVSGIKRPNNEDDIAFMSVLELGELIKTEQISSQELVRIFLQRLKRYNHVLEAVVSFTEELAYKQAKEADELFAQGVYLGPLHGIPYGLKDIISVPGYKTTWGSKSFKEQVIDVEAWVYKQLKSAGAVLVAKLVTGSLAYDDIWFGGRTRNPWNIEEFSTGSSAGPAACTSAGMVPFAIGSETIGSMTYPAARCGVTAIRPTFGTVGRSGVMSISESLDKLGPFCRNAVDCAVVLDVIRGKDPHDLSSVESSLDDPFSIDISKLTVGYLDDADMEVVRILSSKGVNMVPFNLSYSVDSVQGIINFTMDVDMLAHFDEWQRLGLDDEYEAQDQWPTELRRARLIPAVDYVQAQRARGKLIREVRESFNVDALIGNATDWEKVCMGNLVGLPIVVVPTGFKNISNPPSTGTTRRKTTITTGIYAPPHRDHIALALAMAYQSATDHHRAKPPIDDLGPSDVLPDPPLVSIPPRLLHL from the exons ATGGCGTCGACTCCTACTATTAACTGCTTcgttgtcttcttcttcttcttcttcttcacagtTTCGGTTCGATCTTCCATTTCCTCCCACTTCTCTTCTTTCCCTCAATGTTCTTGGCGTCGCTTCACACTAATG GACAGCAAGAAAGACTCTGAGTGTTTGGAAAATATGGGGAGAACATCCGTTCTGAAATGTGTATTTAGAGCACTTGATGCAGATTTCTTCAATAACACCAAG AGGGATGAGGTTTTAAAGGGAGCTGAAGAACTTAATGTGCCTATAATCAGAGCCAACCGGAAGTTAGTTGCTTCTGAAAATGGAGGTCTGCATAATCCTTCCTCTTTGGTGTTCAACCCTGAGTGGGCAAATGAAAACGTTCGGCATAAGAGCAAAAGATTCTGTTATCCTCCTGTTTCTGGAATAAAGAGACCAAACAACGAAGACGATATTGCTTTCATGAGT GTTCTTGAACTTGGAGAACTGATTAAAACGGAGCAGATTTCATCTCAGGAGCTTGTTCGAATTTTTCTTCAgagattgaaaag GTACAACCATGTTCTTGAAGCTGTAGTTTCTTTTACTGAAGAACTGGCTTACAAACAAGCAAAAGAGGCTGATGAACTGTTTGCTCAAGGAGTGTATTTAG GTCCACTGCATGGAATTCCATATGGGTTGAAGGATATAATATCTGTTCCAGGATACAAAACAACTTGGGGttcaaaaagttttaaagaaCAAGTAATTGATGTTGAAGCTTGGGTTTATAAGCA GTTGAAGTCAGCAGGTGCTGTTCTTGTTGCAAAACTTGTTACCGGATCACTTGCATATGATGACATCTGGTTTGGTGGTCGTACGAGGAACCCGTGGAACATTGAGGAGTTTAGTACAGGGTCATCAGCTGGACCTGCAGCATGTACTTCTGCAG GTATGGTTCCATTTGCAATTGGATCAGAGACAATTGGTTCGATGACTTATCCTGCAGCTCGATGTGGAGTTACTGCAATCCGGCCAACATTTGGAACAGTTGGTCGCAGTGGAGTGATGAGTATTTCTGAAAGCTTG GATAAGCTTGGTCCATTTTGTAGAAACGCGGTTGATTGTGCAGTCGTTTTGGATGTCATTAGAGGGAAGGATCCACATGACCTCTCCTCAGTTGAGAGTTCTCTTGATGATCCATTCTCCATTGACATTTCTAAACTTACTGTTGGATATCTTGACGATGCTGACATGGAG GTTGTTCGGATTCTTTCCTCTAAGGGTGTCAATATGGTTCCATTCAACTTGTCTTATTCTGTTGATTCTGTTCAAGGCATTATTAACTTCACTATGGATGTTGATATGTTGGCTCATTTTGACGAATGGCAACGTTTGGGGCTTGATGATGAATATGAAGCTCAAGACCAATGGCCAACTGAACTCCGTCGTGCACGTTTAATCCCAGCCGTAGATTATGTTCAG GCACAGAGAGCAAGGGGAAAGCTAATTAGAGAAGTTAGAGAAAGTTTCAACGTTGATGCTTTAATTGGCAATGCCACTGACTGGGAGAAAGTTTGTATGGGAAATCTTGTTGGTCTGCCTATTGTTGTTGTTCCAACAGGTTTCAAAAACATCTCAAACCCACCGTCAACTGGCACcacaagaagaaaaaccacTATTACCACTGGCATTTATGCTCCTCCTCACAGAGATCACATT GCTTTAGCTTTGGCTATGGCTTACCAATCTGCAACTGATCACCACAGAGCAAAGCCACCAATAGATGACTTGGGGCCCAGTGACGTTCTTCCAGATCCACCTTTGGTATCTATTCCTCCAAGGTTATTGCACCTTTGA
- the LOC101214095 gene encoding uncharacterized protein LOC101214095 isoform X1: MAEPNTVELAKQRCKAIMDIIQTLPSSTNISVSCTQTLHKLALRELNFLSRCSSSSSAPLSLNIGHLEAIVHILQHPSVTGISRVCKPIPSSSSSQAVYVDIICTLNRNPVWVIVSDRKPRYISWYKGHRSKGLKSRLEEVIDAARSLHALEPCSIILFFSHGLDQFILERLRDEFKATEFHFNFSDFDFAFSEIDGDWINVLPRSYEEACVLEIKVNDRNCGVTSSNYNSKVCSSGVDEPEILNNNTEIDFGDSFCSVVMAMKPNPMNGIEDMESANFEKLLGGDSDLINFDTTALIALVSGISNGCAAKLLSIPENELRQKYKSNYDFVIGQAMSEIKKPILVELSSLLSGKRGIICQSAHSEFKELITMCGGPNEKSRANHLLKHIMVVLDMVSKRMTCLPTTRKLALKNKVVFGTGDYWNAPTLTANMSFVRAVSQTGMSLFTFEHRPRALTGD, translated from the exons ATGGCAGAACCAAATACAGTAGAATTGGCCAAGCAAAGATGCAAAGCGATTATGGACATAATCCAAACCCTACCTTCTTCCACCAACATCTCCGTTTCATGTACCCAAACTCTCCACAAATTGGCTCTTCGCGAGCTCAATTTCCTCTCTCGTTGCTCCTCCTCGTCTTCCGCCCCTCTCAG CTTGAATATTGGGCACCTTGAAGCTATTGTTCACATTCTTCAACACCCTTCCGTCACTGGAATTTCACGTGTTTGTAAGCCGATTCCATCTTCCTCCTCTTCGCAAGCTGTTTATGTTGATATAATTTGCACTTTGAATAGGAATCCTGTGTGGGTTATTGTTTCCGATAGAAAACCTAGGTATATTTCTTGGTATAAGGGCCACAGAAGTAAGGGCTTGAAATCTCGACTTGAGGAAGTGATTGATGCGGCTCGCTCTTTGCACGCCTTAGAACCTTGCTcgatcattttgtttttttcgcATGGGCTTGATCAGTTTATTCTGGAAAGGCTCCGGGATGAATTCAAAGCCACTGagtttcatttcaatttctcGGATTTTGATTTTGCTTTCTCTGAGATTGATGGTGATTGGATTAATGTGCTTCCAAGAAGCTATGAAGAAGCTTGTGTTCttgaaataaaagttaatGATAGGAATTGTGGGGTTACGAGTTCAAATTATAACAGTAAAGTATGTTCTAGTGGTGTGGATGAGCCGGAGATTTTGAACAACAATACCGAGATAGATTTTGGGGATTCTTTCTGCTCTGTTGTTATGGCAATGAAGCCTAATCCTATGAACGGTATCGAAGATATGGAATCcgcaaattttgaaaaattattggGTGGTGATAgtgatttaataaattttgataccaCGGCGTTGATTGCATTAGTGTCCGGCATTAGTAATGGCTGTGCTGCTAAATTATTGTCTATCCCAGAGAATGAATTGAGACAGAAGTACAAGAGTAACTATGATTTTGTTATTGGTCAG GCAATGTCAGAAATTAAGAAGCCTATTCTTGTGGAGCTGAGTTCTCTATTGTCTGGAAAAAGAGGAATAATATGCCAGAGTGCTCACTCTGAGTTCAAGGAACTTATAACAATGTGTGGAGGGCCGAATGAGAAGTCCAGAGCAAACCACTTACTAAAGCACATCAT GGTTGTGCTGGACATGGTATCAAAACGCATGACATGCCTCCCGACCACGAGAAAGTTAGCTTTGAAGAACAAGGTTGTGTTCGGTACTGGTGACTACTGGAATGCCCCGACCTTAACTGCTAACATGTCATTTGTTCGAGCAGTATCGCAGACTGGGATGTCCCTTTTTACCTTTGAGCATAGGCCACGAGCTTTAACCGGTGATTAG
- the LOC101214095 gene encoding uncharacterized protein LOC101214095 isoform X2, with the protein MAEPNTVELAKQRCKAIMDIIQTLPSSTNISVSCTQTLHKLALRELNFLSRCSSSSSAPLSLNIGHLEAIVHILQHPSVTGISRVCKPIPSSSSSQAVYVDIICTLNRNPVWVIVSDRKPRYISWYKGHRSKGLKSRLEEVIDAARSLHALEPCSIILFFSHGLDQFILERLRDEFKATEFHFNFSDFDFAFSEIDGDWINVLPRSYEEACVLEIKVNDRNCGVTSSNYNSKVCSSGVDEPEILNNNTEIDFGDSFCSVVMAMKPNPMNGIEDMESANFEKLLGGDSDLINFDTTALIALVSGISNGCAAKLLSIPENELRQKYKSNYDFVIGQAMSEIKKPILVELSSLLSGKRGIICQSAHSEFKELITMCGGPNEKSRANHLLKHIMFVTLCYQYFQFQFFCPCNHMEDVMDKFII; encoded by the exons ATGGCAGAACCAAATACAGTAGAATTGGCCAAGCAAAGATGCAAAGCGATTATGGACATAATCCAAACCCTACCTTCTTCCACCAACATCTCCGTTTCATGTACCCAAACTCTCCACAAATTGGCTCTTCGCGAGCTCAATTTCCTCTCTCGTTGCTCCTCCTCGTCTTCCGCCCCTCTCAG CTTGAATATTGGGCACCTTGAAGCTATTGTTCACATTCTTCAACACCCTTCCGTCACTGGAATTTCACGTGTTTGTAAGCCGATTCCATCTTCCTCCTCTTCGCAAGCTGTTTATGTTGATATAATTTGCACTTTGAATAGGAATCCTGTGTGGGTTATTGTTTCCGATAGAAAACCTAGGTATATTTCTTGGTATAAGGGCCACAGAAGTAAGGGCTTGAAATCTCGACTTGAGGAAGTGATTGATGCGGCTCGCTCTTTGCACGCCTTAGAACCTTGCTcgatcattttgtttttttcgcATGGGCTTGATCAGTTTATTCTGGAAAGGCTCCGGGATGAATTCAAAGCCACTGagtttcatttcaatttctcGGATTTTGATTTTGCTTTCTCTGAGATTGATGGTGATTGGATTAATGTGCTTCCAAGAAGCTATGAAGAAGCTTGTGTTCttgaaataaaagttaatGATAGGAATTGTGGGGTTACGAGTTCAAATTATAACAGTAAAGTATGTTCTAGTGGTGTGGATGAGCCGGAGATTTTGAACAACAATACCGAGATAGATTTTGGGGATTCTTTCTGCTCTGTTGTTATGGCAATGAAGCCTAATCCTATGAACGGTATCGAAGATATGGAATCcgcaaattttgaaaaattattggGTGGTGATAgtgatttaataaattttgataccaCGGCGTTGATTGCATTAGTGTCCGGCATTAGTAATGGCTGTGCTGCTAAATTATTGTCTATCCCAGAGAATGAATTGAGACAGAAGTACAAGAGTAACTATGATTTTGTTATTGGTCAG GCAATGTCAGAAATTAAGAAGCCTATTCTTGTGGAGCTGAGTTCTCTATTGTCTGGAAAAAGAGGAATAATATGCCAGAGTGCTCACTCTGAGTTCAAGGAACTTATAACAATGTGTGGAGGGCCGAATGAGAAGTCCAGAGCAAACCACTTACTAAAGCACATCAT GTTTGTGACCTTGTGCTATCAATACTTTCAGTTTCAGTTTTTCTGTCCTTGCAACCACATGGAGGATGTTATGGATAAGTTTATCATCTAG
- the LOC101209961 gene encoding probable protein phosphatase 2C 6 codes for MGSCHSSPKRRQSRGGVYSAAAAPGEAPTVSTTESFSSSSSSSFLYSTKPRWWKKNSTKTFGVAVCSEKVHEFEVPGRICSNGSSRIACLYTQQGKKGVNQDAMIVQENFSSKRDTVFCGVFDGHGPFGHMVAKKVRDTLPLILCTQWTSKSNEDQSKTRHSRSSNSEDSVALEGDEDSYKSLEGEENEKFPKMFLPLKVSLLKSFKLMDKELKLHQKIDCFCSGSTAVTLIKQGQNLILGNVGDSRAVLATIDEDNSLIPIQLTVDLKPDLPGEAARIQQCKGRVFALQDEPEVARFWLPNNDSPGLAMARAFGDFCLKDFGLISVPDVYYRHLTPRDQFVILATDGVWDVLSNKEAIEIVASAPSRETAARALVDCAVRAWRLKYPTSKNDDCAVVCLFLEYEPDVDENTETCAMPVEEVPATPSNDAKDIEVDLDDCRTTVFEQSGTVQSCNEIVPISDSTDEKVVAGGRNRSKRSLAECISNEEEEWSALEGITRVNSLLSLPRFLSGDKRSGSWRKWL; via the exons ATGGGTTCTTGTCACTCGTCTCCTAAAAGGCGGCAGAGCAGAGGTGGGGTTTATTCTGCCGCCGCAGCGCCGGGAGAGGCTCCGACTGTTTCTACAACAGagtcattttcttcttcttcttcttcttcatttttgtactCGACGAAGCCGCGTTGGTGGAAGAAGAATTCGACTAAAACTTTTGGCGTTGCGGTTTGTTCAGAGAAGGTCCATGAATTCGAGGTTCCGGGGAGGATTTGTTCAAATGGGTCATCGAGAATTGCTTGTTTGTATACGCAGCAGGGGAAGAAAGGGGTTAATCAAGACGCTATGATTGTGCAGGAG AATTTCAGTTCAAAAAGAGATACAGTATTTTGTGGCGTATTTGATGGACATGGTCCTTTTGGACACATGGTTGCGAAAAAAGTTCGTGATACCCTCCCTCTAATCCTATGTACACAATGGACATCTAAATCAAATGAAGACCAAAGCAAAACGAGACATTCCCGAAGTTCAAATTCTGAAGATTCTGTTGCTCTAGAAGGAGATGAAGATTCTTACAAGTCATTGGAGGgcgaagaaaatgaaaaattccCCAAGATGTTTTTACCACTCAAAGTATCTCTACTGAAGTCCTTCAAATTGATGGATAAAGAGTTGAAACTGCAtcaaaaaattgattgtttttgcAGTGGATCTACGGCTGTGACTCTAATAAAGCAG GGTCAAAACCTCATACTTGGAAATGTTGGTGACTCGAGAGCAGTGCTGGCTACAATAGATGAAGACAACTCTTTGATTCCAATTCAATTAACGGTGGACTTGAAACCTGACCTTCCTG GTGAAGCTGCTAGGATCCAGCAATGCAAAGGAAGGGTCTTTGCTTTGCAGGATGAGCCCGAGGTTGCACGATTCTGGTTGCCAAATAACGATTCGCCTGGTTTGGCGATGGCAAGAGCTTTTGGAGACTTTTGTCTGAAGGATTTCGGTCTTATTTCTGTTCCCGATGTTTATTATCGTCACCTTACCCCAAGAGATCAGTTTGTAATTCTGGCCACTGACGGg GTTTGGGATGTTCTTTCAAATAAAGAAGCTATCGAGATTGTTGCGTCAGCCCCTTCTCGAGAAACAGCAGCCAGAGCTCTTGTCGACTGTGCTGTTCGTGCATGGAGACTGAAATATCCCACATCCAAGAATGATGATTGCGCTGTTGTATGCCTCTTTCTCGAGTATGAGCCTGACGTAGATGAAAACACGGAAACTTGTGCAATGCCAGTGGAAGAGGTTCCGGCCACACCAAGCAACGACGCAAAAGACATCGAAGTTGATTTAGATGATTGTAGAACAACTGTTTTCGAGCAGTCAGGCACTGTACAAAGCTGTAATGAGATTGTACCTATCTCCGACTCAACGGATGAGAAGGTTGTAGCTGGAGGGCGAAACCGGTCAAAGAGAAGCTTAGCTGAGTGCATTTCAAATGAAGAGGAGGAATGGTCTGCATTGGAGGGTATTACCAGAGTGAATAGTTTGCTAAGCCTTCCAAGGTTCCTTTCTGGTGACAAAAGATCAGGCAGTTGGAGGAAATGGCTATGa
- the LOC101214338 gene encoding uncharacterized protein LOC101214338 isoform X1, which translates to MASTPTINCFVVFFFFFFFTVSVRSSISSHFSSFPQCSWRRFTLMMGTYKKFWKLLYEKVGVHKPYSSFLQDSKKDSECLENMGRTSVLKCVFRALDADFFNNTKRDEVLKGAEELNVPIIRANRKLVASENGGLHNPSSLVFNPEWANENVRHKSKRFCYPPVSGIKRPNNEDDIAFMSVLELGELIKTEQISSQELVRIFLQRLKRYNHVLEAVVSFTEELAYKQAKEADELFAQGVYLGPLHGIPYGLKDIISVPGYKTTWGSKSFKEQVIDVEAWVYKQLKSAGAVLVAKLVTGSLAYDDIWFGGRTRNPWNIEEFSTGSSAGPAACTSAGMVPFAIGSETIGSMTYPAARCGVTAIRPTFGTVGRSGVMSISESLDKLGPFCRNAVDCAVVLDVIRGKDPHDLSSVESSLDDPFSIDISKLTVGYLDDADMEVVRILSSKGVNMVPFNLSYSVDSVQGIINFTMDVDMLAHFDEWQRLGLDDEYEAQDQWPTELRRARLIPAVDYVQAQRARGKLIREVRESFNVDALIGNATDWEKVCMGNLVGLPIVVVPTGFKNISNPPSTGTTRRKTTITTGIYAPPHRDHIALALAMAYQSATDHHRAKPPIDDLGPSDVLPDPPLVSIPPRLLHL; encoded by the exons ATGGCGTCGACTCCTACTATTAACTGCTTcgttgtcttcttcttcttcttcttcttcacagtTTCGGTTCGATCTTCCATTTCCTCCCACTTCTCTTCTTTCCCTCAATGTTCTTGGCGTCGCTTCACACTAATG ATGGgaacttataaaaaattctgGAAACTTTTGTATGAAAAAGTTGGGGTTCATAAGCCATATTCTTCCTTTCTGCAG GACAGCAAGAAAGACTCTGAGTGTTTGGAAAATATGGGGAGAACATCCGTTCTGAAATGTGTATTTAGAGCACTTGATGCAGATTTCTTCAATAACACCAAG AGGGATGAGGTTTTAAAGGGAGCTGAAGAACTTAATGTGCCTATAATCAGAGCCAACCGGAAGTTAGTTGCTTCTGAAAATGGAGGTCTGCATAATCCTTCCTCTTTGGTGTTCAACCCTGAGTGGGCAAATGAAAACGTTCGGCATAAGAGCAAAAGATTCTGTTATCCTCCTGTTTCTGGAATAAAGAGACCAAACAACGAAGACGATATTGCTTTCATGAGT GTTCTTGAACTTGGAGAACTGATTAAAACGGAGCAGATTTCATCTCAGGAGCTTGTTCGAATTTTTCTTCAgagattgaaaag GTACAACCATGTTCTTGAAGCTGTAGTTTCTTTTACTGAAGAACTGGCTTACAAACAAGCAAAAGAGGCTGATGAACTGTTTGCTCAAGGAGTGTATTTAG GTCCACTGCATGGAATTCCATATGGGTTGAAGGATATAATATCTGTTCCAGGATACAAAACAACTTGGGGttcaaaaagttttaaagaaCAAGTAATTGATGTTGAAGCTTGGGTTTATAAGCA GTTGAAGTCAGCAGGTGCTGTTCTTGTTGCAAAACTTGTTACCGGATCACTTGCATATGATGACATCTGGTTTGGTGGTCGTACGAGGAACCCGTGGAACATTGAGGAGTTTAGTACAGGGTCATCAGCTGGACCTGCAGCATGTACTTCTGCAG GTATGGTTCCATTTGCAATTGGATCAGAGACAATTGGTTCGATGACTTATCCTGCAGCTCGATGTGGAGTTACTGCAATCCGGCCAACATTTGGAACAGTTGGTCGCAGTGGAGTGATGAGTATTTCTGAAAGCTTG GATAAGCTTGGTCCATTTTGTAGAAACGCGGTTGATTGTGCAGTCGTTTTGGATGTCATTAGAGGGAAGGATCCACATGACCTCTCCTCAGTTGAGAGTTCTCTTGATGATCCATTCTCCATTGACATTTCTAAACTTACTGTTGGATATCTTGACGATGCTGACATGGAG GTTGTTCGGATTCTTTCCTCTAAGGGTGTCAATATGGTTCCATTCAACTTGTCTTATTCTGTTGATTCTGTTCAAGGCATTATTAACTTCACTATGGATGTTGATATGTTGGCTCATTTTGACGAATGGCAACGTTTGGGGCTTGATGATGAATATGAAGCTCAAGACCAATGGCCAACTGAACTCCGTCGTGCACGTTTAATCCCAGCCGTAGATTATGTTCAG GCACAGAGAGCAAGGGGAAAGCTAATTAGAGAAGTTAGAGAAAGTTTCAACGTTGATGCTTTAATTGGCAATGCCACTGACTGGGAGAAAGTTTGTATGGGAAATCTTGTTGGTCTGCCTATTGTTGTTGTTCCAACAGGTTTCAAAAACATCTCAAACCCACCGTCAACTGGCACcacaagaagaaaaaccacTATTACCACTGGCATTTATGCTCCTCCTCACAGAGATCACATT GCTTTAGCTTTGGCTATGGCTTACCAATCTGCAACTGATCACCACAGAGCAAAGCCACCAATAGATGACTTGGGGCCCAGTGACGTTCTTCCAGATCCACCTTTGGTATCTATTCCTCCAAGGTTATTGCACCTTTGA